From Candidatus Cloacimonadota bacterium, one genomic window encodes:
- a CDS encoding T9SS type A sorting domain-containing protein yields MRDLQANFDNFIPIFWQSTSGYVGMPSPNYSTRGGMYGVGGIPHARFGGYISEVGGISGGSMYNYYLPHYNTLNALDSPCAIDITMDVTSKSTIDVQADVELTGNITTTNNKIILLLTYKYTDDYTCAVVAYHDENFNLTTVGQTGSFSYSFTYDPDWVLPDLKAVAIVQTFSSNYKIHQAATCGVSGIFSIFSSNIQSGPPQLGVQFYNESYPDTGIVSYEWDFDGDGTWDSTEENPYHLYDTIGTYDVSLRISDGVETATATAEDYITVTSTADISGELSGIWTSAYSPYIITDDAHLADENMLEIEPNVEVHTNNGSKITIEGYFSAIGNDRGNIIFTTDNTWSGLYFFNNDYENALGYSQITGSVDCAVDIYNARVVVGHNTIYENSTTSQKGPAINVRNSDDVLIEWNLISNNTSSSLCGAISLDDSSPVIARNIIVNNEAMFAGAFSMKNESCPEITHNTVANNLSNYTFYLFSSSNPIIDNSIFRQTGDVFINFSSNPVVTYSDLSGGYAGTGNISDDPLFVDPTTGDGPSFNGLEADWSLQETSPCIDAGDPTSPLDPDGTRADMGALYYHQNISIDDPELPEMTMRSYPNPFTDETTISFSSKSHIQELEDVTIYNIKGEVVKTLELEPSVTGYNTIWDGKDNSGKSVSNGIYFYTIKTDNIETTQKLILMR; encoded by the coding sequence TTGAGAGATCTTCAAGCTAATTTCGATAACTTTATTCCGATTTTCTGGCAAAGCACAAGCGGCTACGTGGGGATGCCAAGTCCCAATTACAGCACTCGTGGAGGTATGTACGGTGTCGGCGGTATTCCTCATGCTCGGTTTGGAGGATATATTTCAGAAGTTGGTGGGATTTCTGGTGGTAGTATGTATAATTATTACCTTCCTCATTACAATACACTTAATGCCCTGGATAGTCCATGTGCAATTGACATTACGATGGATGTTACCTCAAAATCGACCATTGATGTTCAGGCTGATGTTGAACTGACTGGAAATATCACTACTACTAACAACAAGATCATTCTTCTACTCACCTATAAATACACTGATGATTATACTTGTGCGGTCGTTGCATATCACGATGAGAATTTTAATCTTACCACAGTAGGTCAGACCGGAAGTTTTTCCTATTCATTTACCTATGATCCGGATTGGGTATTACCGGATTTGAAAGCAGTGGCGATTGTTCAGACTTTTTCAAGCAATTACAAAATACATCAGGCAGCCACCTGTGGGGTGAGCGGTATTTTCTCAATTTTCAGCAGCAATATTCAATCCGGACCGCCGCAATTGGGTGTGCAATTCTACAACGAATCCTATCCTGATACTGGAATTGTATCATATGAATGGGATTTTGACGGAGATGGAACATGGGACAGTACAGAAGAGAATCCCTATCATTTATATGATACGATTGGAACCTATGATGTATCCCTTCGTATTTCTGATGGTGTGGAAACCGCAACCGCTACTGCCGAAGATTACATTACTGTAACAAGCACAGCCGACATAAGCGGAGAACTTTCAGGTATTTGGACTTCGGCATATAGTCCTTATATAATAACGGATGACGCACATCTTGCAGATGAAAACATGCTTGAGATAGAACCGAATGTTGAGGTTCACACGAATAACGGAAGTAAGATAACAATCGAAGGATACTTTTCTGCAATTGGTAATGACAGAGGAAATATTATCTTCACTACTGACAATACATGGAGTGGGCTGTATTTCTTCAATAATGATTACGAGAATGCTCTTGGGTATTCTCAGATAACCGGCTCAGTGGATTGTGCAGTAGATATCTACAATGCTCGTGTTGTTGTTGGGCACAATACGATCTATGAAAACTCGACTACTTCACAAAAAGGTCCGGCGATCAACGTTCGTAATTCTGATGATGTTCTCATTGAATGGAATCTGATCTCAAATAATACAAGCTCAAGTTTGTGTGGGGCAATAAGTTTGGATGATTCGTCCCCGGTGATTGCAAGGAACATCATTGTGAATAATGAAGCTATGTTTGCAGGTGCTTTTAGTATGAAGAATGAATCCTGTCCTGAAATCACCCATAACACTGTTGCTAATAATCTTTCCAACTATACATTTTATCTATTCTCATCATCCAATCCAATTATTGACAATTCTATTTTCAGGCAAACTGGAGATGTCTTTATTAATTTCTCAAGTAATCCAGTTGTTACTTATTCCGACCTGTCTGGCGGTTATGCTGGAACCGGTAATATCAGTGATGATCCTTTGTTTGTTGATCCTACTACTGGAGATGGACCGAGCTTTAATGGTCTTGAAGCAGATTGGAGTCTGCAGGAAACCTCACCATGCATAGACGCTGGAGATCCTACATCACCGCTTGATCCTGATGGAACACGAGCTGATATGGGGGCACTATATTATCACCAGAATATTTCAATCGACGATCCTGAACTACCTGAAATGACGATGCGAAGTTATCCGAATCCTTTTACTGATGAAACAACCATATCATTTTCCTCAAAATCGCATATTCAAGAATTGGAAGATGTAACGATTTATAATATTAAAGGCGAGGTTGTAAAAACACTTGAATTGGAACCATCTGTAACCGGTTATAATACAATCTGGGATGGAAAAGATAATTCAGGAAAGAGCGTTTCAAATGGCATCTATTTCTATACAATCAAAACGGATAATATAGAAACAACACAAAAACTTATTCTGATGAGATAA
- a CDS encoding T9SS type A sorting domain-containing protein — protein sequence MNIFKHKTYLIIFLLVIAVVVILVTVPTTHKKGKPADRWVERPHGEAVLKEPDVLPNEWMAYQRVYPHNKIKIDNYLQSMDEAQKMHESASAYKYSWELVGPTNIGGRITDLAVCPSDLDKFYVGAASGGVFKTIDAGNTWENVFTQAPVISIGALALDPNDENTLYVGTGEANASSYSFLGNGMYKSTNGGLSWDHIGLEESGYVGRIIVDYNNSQRVYVAACGNLFSANEQRGVFRSENGGQTWERKLFITDSTAAVDLVQHTTNPDILYAAMWERMRGLTYRRSFGPSSGIWKTTDGGDTWVELTSGLPTGSDVGRIGLAISKSNPDRLYAFYDRTNQVDVFKTDNGGNTWIPTNDGSLQGINSTFGWYFGQIRVDPNNPDMVYVMGVYLYRTTNGGNNWSQVGSSMHVDHHAMYIDDDVLFILEGNDGGLYKSTTNGSSWTKINNLPMTQFYAIEIDQTYPYRIYGGTQDNNTIRTMTGALNDWEAILGGDGFYCLVDYTNPNTIFAEYQWGNLYRSTNGGSYMSYIAGPMSGDRTNWSSPYVIHPTNPDILYFGTYRIWKTTNGGSGWTSVSGDLTQGDDGSSYHTITTIAISELDPSIIVAGSDDGRVHISTDNCSSWNDISAGLPDRWFTRVACDPHDVNTIYATVSGFRWDEEAPHVFKSPNLGQDWYNISGNLPQIPVNVIAIDPDIPNKLFVGTDSGVFFTDNGGFEWHSLSEGLPNVPVVDIKIYNPDRFMVIGTYGCSAYKIDLDEIIVSTDPEPQQQVLSQLYQNYPNPFSLTHHTEMQISFTLEKQAQVEIAIYNIKGQLVKKLIDRDMTTGDHFIQWNGKDVNGVPVSTGTYLYKLSVNNQVKQVKQCTIIQ from the coding sequence ATGAACATTTTTAAGCATAAAACATATTTGATCATTTTTCTTCTTGTCATTGCAGTAGTTGTCATTCTCGTAACAGTACCTACAACTCACAAAAAGGGAAAACCGGCAGATCGATGGGTCGAACGACCTCATGGTGAAGCAGTTCTAAAAGAACCTGATGTGCTTCCTAATGAATGGATGGCATATCAACGGGTGTATCCCCATAATAAGATCAAAATCGACAACTATCTCCAGAGTATGGATGAAGCGCAGAAAATGCATGAATCAGCTTCAGCTTATAAATATTCCTGGGAGCTTGTGGGTCCAACCAATATTGGTGGTCGAATTACCGACCTTGCTGTTTGCCCGAGCGACCTTGATAAATTCTATGTTGGAGCTGCATCGGGTGGTGTCTTTAAAACAATCGATGCTGGAAACACATGGGAGAATGTCTTTACACAAGCACCAGTCATATCAATTGGAGCTCTTGCTCTTGATCCTAATGATGAAAATACACTGTATGTTGGAACTGGTGAAGCAAATGCTTCCAGTTACAGCTTCCTGGGTAATGGAATGTATAAATCCACTAATGGTGGTCTTTCCTGGGATCATATCGGATTGGAAGAGTCAGGATACGTCGGTAGGATCATTGTAGATTATAACAATTCCCAGAGAGTCTATGTTGCTGCTTGCGGAAACCTTTTTTCGGCAAACGAACAGCGCGGTGTATTCCGAAGCGAGAATGGTGGACAGACCTGGGAGAGAAAGCTCTTCATTACTGACTCCACAGCGGCAGTCGATCTGGTGCAGCATACTACAAACCCTGATATTCTTTATGCAGCGATGTGGGAGCGCATGAGAGGTTTGACCTACAGACGATCTTTTGGACCAAGTTCAGGGATTTGGAAAACCACAGATGGTGGAGATACCTGGGTCGAGTTAACTTCAGGACTTCCCACCGGCAGCGATGTCGGTAGAATCGGTTTGGCAATCTCAAAATCCAACCCAGATAGACTCTATGCATTTTATGATAGAACGAACCAGGTTGATGTTTTTAAAACCGATAATGGGGGAAATACTTGGATTCCAACAAACGATGGGTCGCTTCAGGGTATCAACAGCACCTTTGGATGGTACTTTGGTCAGATACGAGTTGATCCGAATAATCCAGATATGGTATATGTTATGGGTGTGTATCTTTATCGAACTACGAACGGTGGAAATAACTGGAGTCAAGTTGGTTCAAGTATGCATGTCGATCATCATGCAATGTATATCGATGATGATGTTTTATTCATTCTGGAAGGAAATGATGGGGGATTATACAAGAGCACGACAAACGGAAGCTCATGGACGAAAATCAACAATCTGCCCATGACACAGTTCTATGCTATTGAGATTGATCAGACATATCCCTATCGAATTTATGGCGGAACACAGGATAACAACACCATACGTACGATGACCGGTGCGTTGAACGACTGGGAAGCAATCCTTGGTGGAGATGGTTTTTATTGTCTTGTAGACTACACGAATCCCAACACTATCTTTGCGGAATATCAATGGGGAAATCTCTATAGATCAACAAACGGTGGCTCATATATGAGCTATATTGCTGGTCCAATGTCCGGTGATAGGACGAACTGGTCCTCACCATATGTTATACACCCAACCAATCCTGATATCCTTTATTTTGGAACATACAGAATCTGGAAAACCACGAATGGTGGATCAGGCTGGACTTCGGTAAGTGGAGACCTGACACAGGGTGATGACGGCAGCAGCTACCATACGATCACGACAATTGCAATATCTGAGCTCGATCCAAGCATTATCGTTGCCGGATCTGATGATGGAAGAGTGCATATTTCAACAGATAACTGTTCATCATGGAATGATATTTCTGCCGGATTACCTGACCGTTGGTTCACCCGTGTTGCATGTGATCCTCATGATGTTAATACGATTTATGCAACAGTATCCGGTTTCCGCTGGGATGAAGAAGCTCCGCATGTCTTTAAATCACCAAATTTAGGTCAGGACTGGTACAATATTAGCGGGAATTTACCACAGATACCAGTTAACGTCATTGCTATAGATCCTGACATTCCTAATAAGCTTTTTGTCGGCACTGATTCAGGGGTATTTTTTACTGACAATGGTGGTTTTGAGTGGCACAGTCTTTCTGAAGGTTTGCCAAATGTTCCAGTTGTTGATATTAAAATTTATAATCCAGACAGATTTATGGTGATCGGCACCTATGGCTGTTCTGCATACAAGATCGACCTGGATGAGATCATTGTTAGTACTGATCCTGAACCACAGCAGCAGGTACTTTCACAACTCTATCAGAATTATCCTAATCCTTTCAGTTTAACACACCATACAGAAATGCAAATATCTTTTACTCTTGAGAAACAAGCGCAAGTAGAAATTGCTATCTATAATATCAAAGGGCAGCTGGTTAAGAAACTGATCGACCGGGATATGACTACCGGGGATCATTTCATTCAATGGAACGGAAAAGATGTTAATGGCGTTCCGGTTTCAACTGGAACTTATCTTTATAAATTATCAGTTAATAATCAAGTCAAACAAGTAAAACAATGCACAATAATACAATAA
- a CDS encoding S8 family serine peptidase translates to MRFKLSLFIAVLLVTSGFSALYGNQDILTPQLEQKLQQSETTELIPVNIIMKQQYDHQDLLQQSAYLPESERRDFVIQELKSFSEYHQQDLLYDLENFSFNSIVKDITPLWVSNVISCKATAEVIYTLINRDDIDLIDHDEIRNMLMFEKGEPAFPTTREITWNVTKVKADDVWDLGYTGSGVTVAVIDTGVNYNHVDLADHLWTDPSYPYHGWDFRYNDNNPMDDHGHGTHCAGTVAGDGTAGSQTGMAPDAQIMCLKVLDNGGGGSESGVWNAIQFAIDNGADVISMSLGWLHAWSPNRITWRNTMNTLLAAGIPASVAAGNEGDQQYMYPIPDNIRTPGDCPPPWLHPDQTLTGGISSVICIGATNSGDGIASFSARGPVTWEYISGFNDYPYSPEMGLIRPDVVAPGQNIKSLAHYSNYGYESGWSGTSMATPCAAGVMALMLSKNNNLTPADIDQILEETAYQLSTNKSNTFGSGRIDALEAINQVPAPSPIMNFFPTTLDFGNVFVGTDSTLQFYIENVGGDTLRGTISTPDGFTVTLRDSDDPARNALNYAVASGSCQAFDLTFCPSCAQCYDGEIAINQQPFYMFFLDVFAEGCTNVGIDENPQTNMIVSHYPDPVATTLTIHYAQHVQHIDPAISIYNVKGEFVTQVRGNNGTAQLDVQSLNTGVYFYQIQNTNYLNKFIILR, encoded by the coding sequence ATGCGTTTTAAACTTTCCCTCTTCATTGCAGTGTTGTTGGTCACGAGCGGCTTCTCAGCATTGTATGGAAACCAAGATATACTTACTCCGCAGCTTGAACAAAAATTGCAGCAGAGTGAAACAACAGAACTCATACCCGTCAACATAATAATGAAACAACAATATGATCATCAGGATTTGTTGCAGCAAAGTGCATATTTACCAGAATCTGAAAGAAGAGATTTTGTTATTCAGGAACTGAAATCCTTTAGCGAATACCATCAGCAAGATTTACTCTATGATCTGGAGAACTTCTCTTTCAATAGTATTGTGAAAGATATTACTCCTCTGTGGGTATCAAATGTCATTTCTTGTAAGGCAACTGCCGAAGTTATTTATACCCTTATTAATCGAGATGATATAGATCTGATCGATCATGACGAGATTCGTAACATGCTTATGTTTGAAAAAGGTGAGCCAGCTTTCCCTACGACCCGTGAGATCACGTGGAATGTTACCAAAGTCAAAGCTGATGATGTGTGGGATCTTGGTTATACAGGAAGCGGTGTGACAGTTGCAGTTATCGATACCGGTGTGAACTATAATCATGTCGACCTTGCAGACCACCTCTGGACTGATCCCAGCTATCCCTACCACGGTTGGGATTTCAGATATAATGATAACAATCCTATGGATGATCATGGACATGGAACACATTGTGCAGGTACGGTTGCTGGAGATGGAACTGCTGGGTCACAGACCGGTATGGCACCTGATGCTCAAATTATGTGCCTTAAGGTGCTCGATAACGGTGGTGGGGGTTCCGAATCCGGTGTATGGAATGCCATTCAATTTGCAATTGATAATGGTGCTGATGTTATCAGTATGTCACTCGGATGGCTTCATGCATGGAGTCCAAATAGGATAACCTGGCGAAATACGATGAATACACTGCTTGCTGCTGGCATACCAGCTTCTGTTGCAGCGGGTAATGAGGGTGATCAGCAATATATGTATCCCATTCCGGACAATATCAGGACTCCTGGAGACTGCCCTCCTCCCTGGCTTCATCCGGATCAGACACTCACAGGCGGCATTAGTTCAGTTATTTGTATTGGTGCAACGAATTCCGGTGATGGAATTGCATCCTTCTCAGCACGAGGACCTGTTACATGGGAATACATTTCTGGATTTAATGATTATCCCTATTCTCCGGAAATGGGTTTGATCCGTCCTGATGTTGTTGCCCCTGGACAAAATATCAAATCTCTTGCACATTACAGCAATTACGGGTATGAAAGCGGGTGGAGCGGTACATCGATGGCAACACCCTGTGCTGCTGGCGTCATGGCACTTATGCTCTCAAAAAACAATAACCTAACTCCTGCTGATATCGATCAAATTCTTGAAGAAACTGCTTATCAACTTTCTACCAATAAAAGCAATACATTTGGATCAGGAAGAATCGATGCATTGGAAGCAATCAATCAGGTTCCAGCTCCAAGTCCTATAATGAATTTCTTTCCTACAACTCTTGATTTTGGGAATGTTTTTGTTGGAACCGATTCGACATTGCAGTTCTATATCGAAAATGTTGGCGGTGATACTCTTCGCGGTACGATCTCAACCCCGGACGGATTTACTGTAACTCTCAGGGATTCCGACGATCCTGCAAGAAATGCTCTTAATTATGCTGTTGCAAGCGGTTCATGCCAGGCATTCGATCTTACATTCTGTCCTTCCTGTGCACAGTGTTATGATGGTGAAATTGCGATAAATCAGCAACCATTCTATATGTTTTTCTTAGATGTTTTTGCAGAAGGTTGTACAAATGTCGGAATTGATGAAAATCCTCAAACAAACATGATCGTTTCTCATTATCCAGATCCTGTTGCAACTACATTGACCATACACTATGCACAACATGTTCAGCACATTGATCCTGCCATTTCGATTTATAATGTAAAAGGTGAATTTGTTACACAAGTCCGTGGCAACAATGGAACTGCGCAGCTCGATGTGCAATCTCTCAACACAGGTGTTTATTTTTATCAGATACAAAACACAAATTACTTGAATAAATTCATTATTTTGAGATGA
- a CDS encoding T9SS type A sorting domain-containing protein, giving the protein MKKIIILISALIFTAISLHADLSIHIPFDPQVIGPAYNDSTYNYESEYFDVVNTGAEDDFTVMVDYVDIPTGWSMIWCHLYQGAGACHLPGFPWHITLGAGDTLKLDFTITVSSAGSMSFSYKFTAASLPVPVNVNFEYTTGVSVDDPQIQNQISVKNSPNPFSGSTTISFTSQNNFNKIADITIYNIKGETIKILDITPDMNSVTWDGTDQNGESVPNGVYFYSTSFEDETIITDKLLLLK; this is encoded by the coding sequence ATGAAAAAAATAATAATACTAATAAGCGCACTGATCTTTACTGCCATAAGTCTACATGCAGATCTGAGTATTCATATTCCCTTTGATCCTCAAGTTATCGGACCTGCATACAATGATTCAACGTATAATTATGAATCAGAATATTTCGATGTGGTCAATACTGGTGCAGAGGATGATTTCACTGTGATGGTTGATTATGTCGATATTCCAACCGGTTGGTCGATGATTTGGTGCCATTTGTATCAAGGTGCTGGCGCATGCCATTTACCGGGTTTTCCATGGCATATTACTCTTGGTGCCGGTGACACACTCAAACTTGATTTCACTATAACAGTGTCCTCAGCAGGATCAATGAGTTTTTCCTATAAGTTTACTGCGGCAAGTCTTCCCGTTCCGGTTAATGTAAATTTTGAATACACAACAGGTGTATCGGTTGATGATCCTCAAATCCAGAACCAGATCTCTGTTAAAAATTCACCCAATCCCTTCAGTGGCTCAACAACGATTTCATTTACCTCGCAGAATAACTTCAACAAAATTGCAGATATTACGATTTATAATATCAAAGGTGAAACGATAAAAATCCTCGACATTACCCCAGATATGAACTCAGTCACCTGGGACGGAACAGATCAAAATGGAGAATCTGTTCCAAATGGGGTATATTTTTACTCAACATCTTTTGAAGATGAAACTATAATTACAGATAAATTACTATTACTTAAATAA
- a CDS encoding TonB family protein produces MKKTLVIIIIGIFLILSQVSAADILPEFTLEDINGDLVSSEELLTKKAVIIDFWAKWCNPCKKALPHLNDLQKKYDDLLNVVCITIDKPRDKDKAKSFVKSKGYEFITLFDAKKSVSQLLNVNTIPRTYIINNDGEFVYTHEGYTQGDEYELETELRKIMFKDITIAQLEEMYPSEERMEPTTWVGPDYPAEAHEANIIADVILDLEILEDGAVGELCVVSINEDASYGFEDAAMNAVQQWVFEPVLIGEEPMKTRLLYPIRFRIEKYER; encoded by the coding sequence ATGAAAAAGACGCTTGTAATCATAATTATTGGAATATTTTTAATCTTATCTCAAGTGAGTGCTGCAGATATATTACCAGAATTTACACTCGAAGATATCAATGGAGATCTGGTCAGTTCAGAGGAATTACTTACTAAAAAAGCTGTTATCATAGATTTCTGGGCAAAATGGTGTAATCCTTGTAAGAAAGCGCTTCCTCATCTTAATGACCTGCAGAAAAAATATGATGATCTTCTCAATGTCGTGTGTATTACGATCGATAAACCTCGTGATAAAGACAAGGCAAAATCCTTTGTTAAATCGAAAGGATATGAATTTATAACCTTGTTCGATGCCAAAAAAAGCGTATCACAACTTCTAAACGTGAATACAATTCCCAGAACATATATCATAAACAACGATGGTGAGTTTGTCTATACCCACGAAGGTTATACGCAGGGTGATGAGTACGAACTTGAAACAGAACTAAGAAAGATCATGTTCAAAGATATCACGATTGCACAGTTGGAAGAGATGTACCCTTCTGAGGAACGTATGGAGCCAACAACATGGGTCGGACCGGATTATCCGGCTGAAGCACATGAAGCTAACATAATCGCAGATGTGATTCTCGATCTGGAAATACTCGAAGACGGCGCAGTTGGTGAACTTTGTGTTGTAAGTATTAACGAAGATGCATCTTATGGCTTTGAGGATGCAGCGATGAATGCTGTTCAGCAATGGGTATTTGAACCCGTCCTTATCGGGGAAGAGCCGATGAAAACAAGACTTCTTTATCCCATACGATTCAGAATTGAAAAATACGAGAGGTAA
- a CDS encoding thioredoxin family protein: MKKITLLILVTVLIVSMFSCDRFSHHFDPVLTEFEHFLMRFTDHVEEGVLYDDVASIMTYYSDTYLNNGMEKADMENFYSSLADASPDSIAMEIEILSEAELKVSYQIVAAGVDTTFIDYAQALRDSFLFIGNQISPPVPQKVVVEMITGTWCPNCHYAEDALKQLKDEYGDKLYYMEYHWNDVLDIGAIEVIQYYGMDYSAPQSMFQGQVRVTGGGADTYAQYQNTLITFIDVDALAELKDLSYTISDTLFGEITVDKTDALSSDDLYLKFTLVEKVSSVNGYNGRPCEQVVITKGMKNISAENLDSPVSFELEMPSTVPDDIVLYVWLQTVADPYNADTCKIYNVIEEDMSAGKGSE, encoded by the coding sequence ATGAAAAAAATTACACTCCTCATTCTCGTGACTGTATTGATAGTATCCATGTTTTCCTGCGATAGGTTCTCCCATCATTTTGATCCTGTGCTAACCGAATTTGAACACTTCCTGATGCGCTTCACAGACCATGTAGAGGAAGGTGTTCTCTATGATGATGTTGCATCGATCATGACTTACTATTCGGATACATATCTGAACAACGGAATGGAAAAAGCAGATATGGAGAATTTCTATTCTTCGCTTGCAGATGCTTCACCGGACAGCATTGCGATGGAGATCGAGATATTATCTGAAGCAGAATTAAAGGTGTCATATCAAATAGTAGCTGCAGGTGTTGATACAACCTTTATAGACTATGCTCAAGCTCTACGAGATAGCTTCCTTTTTATCGGCAACCAAATTTCACCACCCGTTCCCCAAAAGGTAGTTGTTGAAATGATTACCGGAACATGGTGTCCGAATTGTCATTATGCAGAAGATGCTCTCAAGCAGTTGAAAGATGAATATGGAGATAAACTATATTATATGGAGTATCACTGGAATGATGTACTCGATATAGGAGCCATCGAAGTGATCCAATACTACGGTATGGATTATTCTGCTCCGCAATCGATGTTTCAGGGTCAGGTTCGTGTAACCGGCGGTGGTGCAGATACATACGCTCAATATCAAAATACGCTTATTACATTCATTGATGTTGACGCTCTGGCAGAATTAAAAGATCTTTCCTATACCATATCAGATACATTATTCGGCGAAATAACTGTTGATAAAACAGATGCTCTCTCATCAGATGATCTTTATCTAAAATTTACACTTGTTGAAAAAGTATCATCAGTTAATGGATATAATGGCAGACCATGCGAGCAAGTGGTCATTACCAAGGGAATGAAGAATATCAGTGCAGAAAACCTTGATTCACCTGTTTCATTCGAACTGGAAATGCCGTCAACTGTTCCCGATGATATTGTCCTGTACGTCTGGCTTCAAACTGTTGCCGATCCATATAATGCTGATACATGCAAAATATATAATGTGATTGAAGAGGATATGTCAGCAGGAAAGGGGAGTGAATAA